The sequence CCGGTCGGCAACGTACTCGGAGAACTCGGCATTCGCTTTCTCATCCGTGAAAATCTCTCGAAAGTTGCGCAGCCAGATCGCAAACCCTGAGCTGTCGTAGAGCTTGTCCCACAACGCGAGCCGCTCCTCGCGCGAGACTTCGTAAAAGCCGCGGCGGTCTGGCTCATGCTCGAAGCCTCCCGGTGTGCGGCCACACGTCTTAAAGATGGCGTCATAGCGCAGCCGTATGTCGGCCATCTCGGCCTCCGAGATAGGTCCATTGTTCAATGGAGCCGACCAGTTGGGCCGGCGCTGAAAGACGGTCAGATCCCCGACCTTGTCCGCGATCTCGGCAATGACCTGGATGCCGGTGGCGCCGGTGCCAATAACGGCGACCTTCTTCCCGGTCATCTCGACCGGTTCGTGCGGCCAGTAGAAGGTATGGAAAGAGCGGCCTTTGAATTTATCCATACCCTTGAATCGTGGCGGCGTGGGTATCGAAAGAAGCCCGACCGCCATCACGACGAACCGGCAGGTCAGCTGACGGCCATCGTTTAGTCTAAGCCGCCACCGGTCGTTGGTCTCGTCGAAGTGCAGGGCCTCGACCCTGCAGTTGAATTCCATGTATTTGCGCAGGTCGAACTTGTCCGCGACGTAATTCAGGTAGCGCAGGTTCTCAGGTTGACTGGAGAACCGCTCGTTCCAGTGCCATTCGTTCAGCAGTTCCTTAGAAAAGGAGTAGCCGTAGGTGTAGCTTTCCGAGTCGAACCGGGCTCCCGGATAACGGTTCCCGTACCAGGTCCCGCCAAGGTCACCCGCTGCATCGAGCACCCTGTGGTCCACCCCGAGGTCGGCTAATAGCTTGCTTTGATAGATTCCAGCTACTCCGGCGCCGATGACGATTACCTCGTGATCCAAACTAGTCCGGTCGATCATGTTCTGCTCCGCCAATTGCTCCTGAGCTGTCTGGTAACTTGTCCTGCGCGGTCAAGGACCGGTGAGTTACCGCGGTGCCGCCATGCTGGTTTCCTGCCCTGGCGGATGCTCCGCCGGCACCAACGGCTCCGGCTTCAGTTCCTTTAGTGCCGGCATTACCTCTTCGGCGAAAAGGCGCATGCTCTTTTCTGCCTCGGCCATTGGCATCGAGCCATACTTGAAGATGAACATGATCTCGTCAGTGCCGAATGCGTTGGCGAGCTGGGTTGCGCGGGCGATGGTCTCGTCTGGGGTGCCCCAGGGATGGCTCCGATAGAAGCCTTCCTTGAACGGTGAGGCATCCTTGCGCATCGCGTCCTGTTGCGCGCCGTATGCCTCGTAGCCCTTGATATTCTTCAAATGGGTGCCGAGCAGCTCATAATGACGCAGCGCCGAGTCGGCATACTCAACCATGTAGCGATGCGCGCCGGCGTCGGCCTTGCTGTAGCTTTCGGCGACGTAGGTCCACAACGCGAGCTTGGTGTGAGTTGGACCGTGCCCGGCGTCGCGGCTAGTTTGCGCATATCGGCGCATATTGGCGAGCGCTATATCGAGACTGGTGGTGGGGATAGTGAGCGGTCGCACGCCATGCTTCGCGATTATCTGCACGGTCTGCTCGGTACCACCTGCGCACCACAGGTTTAGGCTCAGATCGCGCTCCGGCTGGGGCCGCAGATGCAGTCCGCGGACCTGGTAGAACTCGCCGTCGAAATTGCACTGGCCGGTTGACAACAACTGTTTGAGCACCTGCAGGGATTCGTCAAATCGACCCCTGGCTTCGTTCTGATCTATGCTCAACCCGGCATATTCGCGGCGCCCGAGGCCCCGTCCGACGCCGCAGATCACGTTGCGGCCGGATCCGAGAAAGGCATCGAGCATGTTGACGTCTTCGGCGACGCGCACTGGATTGTGCCACGGCAGCACCACGACCATGGTTCCTAGATCCACGCGCTTGGTGATCCCGGCGATATAGGTGAGGTACTGCAACGGATTCGTCACCATCGTGTAGGGCGTGAAGTGATGCTCGATGGTCCACACGGAATCAAAACCCAAGTCGTCGGCCATACGGGCGATATTGAGTTCTTCGTGGAAAATCTCGCGATCGGAC comes from Candidatus Binataceae bacterium and encodes:
- a CDS encoding NAD(P)/FAD-dependent oxidoreductase, producing MIDRTSLDHEVIVIGAGVAGIYQSKLLADLGVDHRVLDAAGDLGGTWYGNRYPGARFDSESYTYGYSFSKELLNEWHWNERFSSQPENLRYLNYVADKFDLRKYMEFNCRVEALHFDETNDRWRLRLNDGRQLTCRFVVMAVGLLSIPTPPRFKGMDKFKGRSFHTFYWPHEPVEMTGKKVAVIGTGATGIQVIAEIADKVGDLTVFQRRPNWSAPLNNGPISEAEMADIRLRYDAIFKTCGRTPGGFEHEPDRRGFYEVSREERLALWDKLYDSSGFAIWLRNFREIFTDEKANAEFSEYVADRIRRRVKDPAIAEKLIPRDHGFGVQRVPMETNYFEAYNRDNVHLVDISETPIEEITETGLRTTEGDYQFDLIVYATGFDAITGAFDQIDIQGVGGTNLGDKWRDGPSTFLGMLVYGFPNFLMPSGPQSGSASTNYPRGIETGVNWCTKLLEYMWGHGYVRAEPTLEAQERWTDHVKQMYSAMLMRKAKSWFTGYNSNLPGHEHGKIRYLVYNGGAPKYVSKLSEVAENNYQGIVFTSASLLGQRQGRETAGTAEKMPD
- a CDS encoding LLM class flavin-dependent oxidoreductase, which codes for MRIGATIFNQNYNDWDRYESEEQGKPVPKRAARSDREIFHEELNIARMADDLGFDSVWTIEHHFTPYTMVTNPLQYLTYIAGITKRVDLGTMVVVLPWHNPVRVAEDVNMLDAFLGSGRNVICGVGRGLGRREYAGLSIDQNEARGRFDESLQVLKQLLSTGQCNFDGEFYQVRGLHLRPQPERDLSLNLWCAGGTEQTVQIIAKHGVRPLTIPTTSLDIALANMRRYAQTSRDAGHGPTHTKLALWTYVAESYSKADAGAHRYMVEYADSALRHYELLGTHLKNIKGYEAYGAQQDAMRKDASPFKEGFYRSHPWGTPDETIARATQLANAFGTDEIMFIFKYGSMPMAEAEKSMRLFAEEVMPALKELKPEPLVPAEHPPGQETSMAAPR